The Streptomyces cynarae genome contains a region encoding:
- a CDS encoding ATP-dependent DNA ligase has product MRRLRVAAHAGVLQADRQELLREPYARRREKLEGLFREHGLITPWTLCPETSDVRTAQEWLASWTQEPGLEGLVIRGRDQRYLPGVRGWHKIRRRNTTEGIVGAITGTLPRPQSLLMGRYDQDGALHLVARSTQLSPESARRVAGRLTAARPGHPWEGVRFTTSWASRTPLDVVLVESALVAEIDVDTAQDRGAWRHPVRFIRLREDMAPQDVAAFG; this is encoded by the coding sequence ATGCGTCGGCTCCGTGTGGCCGCGCATGCCGGTGTCCTGCAAGCCGACAGGCAGGAGTTGCTACGTGAGCCGTACGCACGTCGACGCGAGAAGCTGGAGGGCCTGTTCCGCGAGCATGGGCTGATTACGCCGTGGACGCTGTGTCCCGAGACAAGCGACGTCCGGACTGCACAGGAGTGGCTGGCCTCCTGGACGCAGGAGCCAGGCCTTGAGGGGCTGGTGATCCGCGGGAGGGACCAGCGATACCTTCCGGGCGTTCGGGGTTGGCACAAGATCCGCCGCAGGAACACGACCGAGGGCATCGTCGGGGCGATCACCGGCACCCTGCCCCGCCCGCAAAGCCTCTTGATGGGCCGCTACGACCAGGACGGAGCCTTGCATCTGGTCGCCCGTAGCACCCAACTGTCCCCTGAGTCGGCCCGGCGTGTCGCCGGCAGGCTCACCGCTGCCAGGCCGGGGCACCCGTGGGAGGGCGTGCGATTCACCACGTCGTGGGCGTCTCGGACACCGCTCGACGTCGTCCTCGTCGAGTCCGCACTGGTCGCGGAGATCGACGTGGACACTGCCCAGGACAGGGGGGCCTGGCGGCACCCGGTGCGGTTCATCCGCCTCCGTGAGGACATGGCGCCACAGGACGTTGCTGCCTTCGGCTAG
- a CDS encoding DUF5713 family protein codes for MAITNEQVAGHAFLRGLYSDGYFPDHVVDKGKAIMIRLCERIEAERPTDVASLYALAQAATEEFNLLEAEFEAAGSEIETVAREVIAEDFWFVASAYGFQDADVETLIATRDW; via the coding sequence ATGGCCATCACAAACGAGCAGGTGGCAGGGCACGCGTTTCTGCGAGGCCTGTACTCGGACGGGTACTTCCCGGATCACGTGGTCGATAAGGGCAAGGCGATCATGATCCGTCTGTGTGAGCGGATCGAGGCCGAACGACCGACGGATGTGGCGTCGCTGTACGCACTCGCCCAGGCCGCGACGGAGGAGTTCAACCTCCTGGAAGCGGAGTTCGAGGCAGCAGGCAGCGAGATCGAGACGGTTGCCCGGGAAGTGATCGCCGAAGACTTCTGGTTCGTAGCATCGGCCTATGGCTTCCAGGACGCTGACGTAGAGACGCTGATCGCAACCCGCGATTGGTGA